The Streptomyces kanamyceticus DNA segment TTTGTGCGAGTCGAGCGCCGTCTCCAAGCGGCCGAGCAGCCCGTCGACGGTGTCCGCGAGGTCCTTGAGTTCGTCGCCGGGGCCCCCGACGGCGAGGCGTTCGTGGACGTTGCGCGCGGAGATCCGCTGGATGCTGGACGTCATGGTGCGCAGCGGCCGCAGCACCCGCCCCGCGATCAGCCAGCCGAGGCCGATCGCGATCACCGACATGATCGCCAGGGCGATGCCCGACTCGATGAGCAGGTCGTGCATCTCGGCCGCGTGCTGGCGTACGGCCTGCTGACGCTGTGCCTCGGCGAAGGCGCCCACCGCGCTGGGCGCCATGCTGTCCGGGTACAGATGGATGCCGCCGTCCGCGGGCATCGAGGCGTTCCCGCCGACGCTGCCGCGGCTGAACAGGAAGAAGCCGTTGGGCCTGTTGGCCAGCAGATAGGTGATGGTGAGCAGGACCGCGCCCGACAGGACGAACATCAGTCCGTAGAGCAGGGTGAGCCGCATCCGGACCCTGCGGGGCAGCAGCCGGGACACGAGCGCGGCGCGCGACCGGGTGACGCGGGGTGAGCTGGGCAGACGTATCGGCATCTCACATCACATCTTCAGATCCGGTACCCGCCGCGCGGCACGGTCTCGACCAGGGGCGGTGCGCCGAGTTTCGACCGCAGGCGGTTGATCGTGGCCTTGACGGTGGTGGTGAACGGATCGGCCGCCTCGTCCCACACCCGCTCCAGGAGTTCCTCGGCCGACACGACGCGCCCCTGGGCCGCGAGCAGGTACTCCAGTACCGCGAACTCCTTGGGCGTGAGCGCGAGTCGATCCCCGGAGCGCGTCGCGATCCGCTGTGCGGGGTCGAGTCTCAGGTCTCCGTGGACCAGGACCGGCGGGACCGCCGTCGCCGAGCGCCGGGCCACCGCCCTGATGCGGGCGACCAGTTCGGCGTAGGCGAAGGGCTTGGGGAGGTAGTCGTCCGCGCCGAGGGTGAGGCCCTCCACCCGGTCGGCGATGGTGCCC contains these protein-coding regions:
- a CDS encoding response regulator transcription factor, whose translation is MRVLVVEDHAELAESVARVLRREGMAVDVVYDGEGALERTSVVDYDVVVLDRDLPGIHGDEVCGALVEEPARTRVLMLTASGTIADRVEGLTLGADDYLPKPFAYAELVARIRAVARRSATAVPPVLVHGDLRLDPAQRIATRSGDRLALTPKEFAVLEYLLAAQGRVVSAEELLERVWDEAADPFTTTVKATINRLRSKLGAPPLVETVPRGGYRI